One Methanolobus sp. WCC4 DNA segment encodes these proteins:
- a CDS encoding 2,3-bisphosphoglycerate-dependent phosphoglycerate mutase, producing the protein MGKGDLAMNYLILVRHGQSRWNLENRFTGWVDVPLSEKGIREAMDCAEELEDFRIDVAFTSKLSRAQETLFLILAKQEKTGIFLHESEKRDRWSYHPSRADGSEIPIYSSDALNERFYGNLQGQNKQKAKETYGEEQVFIWRRSYDVQPPGGESLKDTYERTIPYFKESIIPQLEDGKNVIIAAHGNSLRSVIKYIENISDEEIPKLELATGKPLYYQFENGSFVKEEKE; encoded by the coding sequence ATGGGTAAGGGAGATCTTGCGATGAACTATCTGATACTGGTAAGACACGGACAATCAAGGTGGAACCTTGAGAACAGATTCACAGGTTGGGTGGACGTTCCACTCAGTGAGAAAGGCATTCGTGAAGCTATGGATTGTGCAGAGGAACTTGAGGATTTCCGGATCGATGTTGCCTTCACATCGAAATTATCCAGGGCACAGGAAACGCTTTTTCTGATACTTGCAAAGCAGGAGAAAACAGGCATTTTTCTTCATGAGAGCGAAAAAAGGGACCGGTGGTCATACCATCCTTCAAGGGCGGATGGTTCCGAAATACCGATATATTCAAGCGATGCTTTGAACGAACGTTTTTATGGCAACCTTCAGGGGCAGAATAAGCAGAAAGCAAAGGAGACCTATGGGGAAGAACAGGTATTCATCTGGAGAAGAAGCTACGATGTACAACCTCCGGGTGGTGAGAGCCTTAAGGATACCTACGAGCGTACGATACCCTATTTTAAGGAAAGTATCATCCCGCAACTTGAAGACGGGAAGAACGTAATAATCGCTGCCCACGGCAACAGCCTGCGCTCCGTGATCAAATACATAGAGAATATCAGTGACGAGGAGATACCAAAACTCGAACTTGCAACAGGGAAACCACTGTACTATCAGTTTGAGAATGGGAGTTTCGTCAAAGAAGAAAAAGAATAA